The proteins below come from a single Necator americanus strain Aroian chromosome V, whole genome shotgun sequence genomic window:
- a CDS encoding hypothetical protein (NECATOR_CHRV.G18658.T1), which yields MLPSDAVAGLSLLLFGIVGICLFGLVTYSMLQMIGEIVGFRFLISQAVTDILLLIQTSLVPIHRFRRDEKHGSHWGGFEPSTDRAGHFTDCATPARVFS from the exons ATGTTGCCATCAGATGCGGTCGCCGGATTGTCATTGCTGCTGTTTGGCATTGTTGGAATATGCCTTTTTGGACTCGTCACCTACAGTATGTTGCAAATGATTGGTGAAATTGTTGGTTTTCGGTTTTTGATCAGCCAAGCAGTCACGGACATCTTGCTGTTGATACAG acaagtttggtaccaattcatcgatttcggagggatgaaaagcatGGTTCGCACTGGGGTGGCTTCGAGCCGTCGACTGATCGTGCGGGACAttttaccgattgcgctacacccgctcgaGTCTtcagttaa